One genomic region from Saprospiraceae bacterium encodes:
- a CDS encoding Gfo/Idh/MocA family oxidoreductase: MKTNLSNKSRRDFIKKSAQTAFAISLPSIVPSSVFGKNAPSNRINVGAIGTGRISRTHDMPGVWQYDYARIMAVCDLDNNRAQDAKKLVNGVYAKKTGKDYDGVTVYNNYEELLQNKDVDAVLISTPDHWHARIAIDAAKAGKHIYMQKPASLTIVEGRKMSNAVQASNIKFQVGSQQRSSTQFRYAAELVRNGRIGQLQKVYVGLPGDPSGDEEPAMPVPAGFDYNKWLGSTPEVYYTEKRVHPQVGYDRPGWLRCEQFGAGMITGWGAHHIDSAHWGMGTERTGPIEIWGHADFPKSGLWNVHGIFRTEAKYANGVHMIVSNELPNGIKFEGTDGWIWVTRGNYRATDSDPVNSDGTKPLDASDPKLLTSVIGPNEFHFEVSAEHHGNWLEAIRDNKNPIAPVEEAHRSCTACLLNHIAMKLDRKIYWDPAKENFIYDAEARAMLSRAQREPFGV; the protein is encoded by the coding sequence ATGAAAACAAATTTATCCAACAAAAGCCGAAGAGACTTTATTAAAAAATCTGCTCAGACAGCTTTTGCTATAAGCCTTCCCTCGATCGTACCTTCCAGTGTATTTGGCAAAAACGCTCCCAGCAATAGAATCAATGTAGGGGCTATCGGTACAGGTCGTATCTCACGCACACATGACATGCCTGGTGTATGGCAGTATGACTATGCCAGGATCATGGCTGTATGTGATCTGGACAATAATCGTGCCCAGGATGCTAAAAAACTGGTGAACGGTGTCTATGCAAAAAAAACAGGCAAAGATTATGATGGCGTCACCGTATATAACAATTATGAAGAGCTGTTACAAAATAAAGATGTCGATGCAGTATTGATATCTACTCCTGATCATTGGCATGCCCGGATAGCTATTGATGCCGCCAAAGCCGGCAAACATATCTATATGCAAAAACCTGCTTCGCTAACCATCGTAGAAGGTCGTAAAATGTCCAATGCCGTACAGGCCAGTAATATAAAGTTCCAGGTAGGCAGCCAACAAAGATCTTCCACGCAATTTAGATATGCAGCAGAGCTGGTACGCAACGGCCGAATTGGTCAGTTACAAAAAGTATATGTTGGGTTGCCTGGTGATCCTTCCGGCGATGAAGAGCCTGCAATGCCCGTACCTGCCGGTTTTGATTATAACAAATGGCTCGGTAGCACCCCCGAAGTGTATTACACGGAGAAGAGAGTTCATCCCCAGGTGGGATATGACCGACCGGGTTGGCTGCGTTGCGAACAGTTTGGCGCCGGCATGATCACCGGTTGGGGAGCGCACCATATTGATTCCGCTCATTGGGGCATGGGTACAGAACGTACGGGTCCTATTGAGATCTGGGGTCATGCTGACTTTCCTAAAAGCGGCCTTTGGAATGTACATGGTATCTTTCGTACCGAAGCCAAATATGCCAATGGAGTACATATGATCGTCAGCAACGAATTGCCCAATGGGATCAAGTTTGAAGGGACAGATGGTTGGATCTGGGTGACCAGAGGAAATTATCGTGCGACCGATTCTGATCCTGTCAACTCTGATGGTACCAAACCACTAGACGCGAGTGATCCAAAGCTCCTTACTTCCGTCATAGGACCTAATGAATTTCATTTTGAAGTCAGTGCAGAACATCATGGTAACTGGCTAGAAGCCATTCGCGACAATAAAAACCCTATAGCTCCGGTGGAGGAAGCCCATAGATCTTGTACCGCCTGCCTGTTAAATCATATTGCGATGAAACTTGATCGAAAGATATATTGGGATCCTGCTAAAGAAAACTTCATCTATGATGCCGAGGCCAGGGCCATGTTATCCAGAGCACAGCGAGAGCCTTTTGGAGTATAA
- a CDS encoding cupin domain-containing protein: MHLPIDKSISALSKQSSPFIKLFTHGSLNIELYAPHLVDDQKPHTRDEVYIIVSGSGRFRNGDQIVDFGPKDFLFVPAGVEHKFFDFTDDFCTWVIFYGPEGGEKAAEYDGVKEQ; this comes from the coding sequence ATGCATTTACCTATAGATAAATCAATATCAGCTTTGTCGAAGCAATCATCCCCTTTTATCAAACTTTTTACCCATGGTAGTTTGAATATTGAACTGTATGCACCACACCTGGTAGATGATCAAAAACCTCATACCAGGGATGAAGTATATATCATTGTTTCAGGAAGTGGTCGATTTCGAAATGGTGACCAAATAGTCGATTTTGGACCAAAAGATTTTTTATTTGTACCTGCCGGAGTAGAACATAAGTTTTTTGATTTTACAGATGACTTTTGTACCTGGGTGATATTTTATGGGCCTGAAGGTGGTGAGAAAGCCGCTGAATACGATGGCGTCAAGGAGCAATAG
- the murI gene encoding glutamate racemase: MSKGPIGIFDSGYGGLTILKEITRVLPQYDYIYLGDNARAPYGQRSFETIYQYTLECVQWFFNQGCPLVILACNTASAKALKNIQHFALPHMAPDNRVLGVIRPTAEVIGHHTQSGQIGILATTGTVVSGSYLIEVHRSFPELQVFQQACPMWVPMVENNEYDNEGADYYIKKYIDALRAQSPDIDTVLMACTHYPLLVPKIKKFWPEVNILSQGPIVAHSLADYLQRHPEIEARIGQHSDYKFYTTDSENDFDSRASVFLVKRFLLPMRR, encoded by the coding sequence ATGAGTAAAGGACCCATAGGAATATTTGACTCCGGCTACGGAGGACTGACCATCCTTAAAGAGATCACCCGGGTATTACCACAGTATGATTATATCTATCTCGGTGACAATGCCAGAGCACCTTATGGTCAACGATCATTTGAAACCATATATCAATACACTTTAGAATGTGTACAATGGTTTTTTAATCAAGGCTGTCCCCTGGTCATCCTTGCATGCAATACCGCTTCTGCCAAAGCGCTGAAAAATATCCAACATTTTGCTTTACCCCATATGGCTCCGGACAACCGGGTATTGGGTGTGATCAGACCAACCGCAGAAGTAATAGGTCACCATACTCAATCCGGGCAAATCGGTATACTGGCGACTACAGGCACAGTAGTCTCCGGATCCTATCTGATAGAGGTACACAGATCATTCCCTGAACTCCAAGTCTTTCAACAAGCATGTCCAATGTGGGTGCCTATGGTGGAAAACAATGAATATGATAATGAAGGAGCCGATTATTATATCAAAAAGTACATCGATGCCCTCAGAGCTCAATCACCAGATATAGACACGGTCCTGATGGCCTGTACCCATTACCCGCTTTTAGTACCCAAGATCAAAAAGTTTTGGCCCGAAGTGAATATCCTAAGCCAGGGTCCTATCGTCGCGCATAGCCTGGCAGATTATCTGCAAAGGCATCCGGAAATTGAGGCACGGATCGGGCAACACAGTGATTATAAGTTTTACACCACGGACTCCGAAAATGATTTTGATAGCCGGGCGAGTGTCTTTTTGGTGAAACGATTTCTGCTACCCATGCGGAGATAG
- a CDS encoding TonB-dependent receptor translates to MELIGQTNINIKGEVRSAYTSGAIALATIVYTSQDGHVWEAITDSTGRFEILQIVPGRYNITIKGEGYRTNEIARYLIGRTNILQKFELTPASTDLPELVITEQRSGLFIHPLSNALLVTREETEKLPAGFFDPARLFTSQSGVTSMNDGANHLVIRGNNPAFVKWMIHGTEILNPNHLSNAGTFSDQASPSGGGVNMVSASVLDNTYLYKAPYSAMQGNALAGAIDLNLRNGNIEKLTTEAQISLLGMELGLEGPLSKNGASFITRYRYSTVGLLSQLGAQFGDENINYQDVMASASFPSKKKDLNFFFFTGNNMNDYVGKKDLAERTIPKEWSNILFKGNQTLGGILYEYRINAHHRLMTDLVYSQLKNKHYTELIDRPSTSSENQLYERKWNLHPRWIAVLNDNQVWTTGFQLQANKDTYNYLAGGIPTEFACCNDQDNTTLQPYSNLLIESGRLSVQTGLHAMVAHETSIDPRAQISYKLGAQHSIQFSAGKYSQIATPFAYYLSNNNLLMRSLQAQLSIQGEKKNTQWSIEGYYQYHYNVPGAANTLSLINEAPAPQLFVTGDESTGKVVGMEGNLSGNLGLWRYTANLALFHATYESVAGNTYNSRFDQKYLVHTSIGREWEKQKTKFKKLFGWYTAFQAGGALRDSPLLFFPAPIEPFSITRQGLFRADLRVYRRRFYKHLNTMLALDIQNLTNQQNFGSSYYDGYTGRVGYNYQLGILPNISFTIEY, encoded by the coding sequence TTGGAATTAATCGGTCAGACCAATATCAACATAAAAGGCGAGGTCCGATCAGCGTATACTTCCGGCGCTATAGCATTAGCCACTATCGTCTATACCAGCCAGGATGGGCATGTGTGGGAGGCTATCACTGACAGCACAGGACGATTTGAGATACTTCAGATTGTGCCGGGCAGATATAATATTACGATCAAAGGTGAAGGTTACCGTACCAACGAGATCGCCAGATACCTGATCGGCAGGACCAATATTCTTCAAAAATTTGAACTTACTCCAGCTTCCACAGATCTGCCGGAGCTCGTGATTACAGAACAAAGGTCTGGTCTGTTTATACACCCTCTTTCCAATGCACTGTTGGTCACCCGGGAAGAAACAGAAAAATTGCCTGCTGGATTTTTTGATCCCGCTCGCCTGTTTACCAGTCAATCAGGGGTCACATCGATGAATGACGGGGCCAATCATTTGGTGATCAGGGGCAATAATCCTGCCTTCGTCAAATGGATGATCCACGGCACCGAAATACTCAATCCCAATCATCTAAGCAATGCCGGTACTTTCAGCGATCAGGCGAGTCCCAGCGGAGGAGGTGTCAATATGGTGAGTGCCTCTGTCCTGGACAATACCTATCTGTACAAAGCTCCGTACTCTGCTATGCAGGGCAATGCTTTGGCAGGTGCCATCGATCTGAACTTAAGAAATGGCAATATCGAAAAACTGACCACCGAAGCTCAAATCAGCTTGTTGGGGATGGAGCTTGGGCTGGAAGGGCCCCTCTCCAAAAATGGAGCTTCATTCATCACGAGGTACAGATATTCTACCGTAGGGCTGCTTTCACAACTTGGAGCACAATTTGGGGATGAAAACATCAACTACCAGGATGTCATGGCCTCCGCTTCGTTTCCTTCCAAAAAGAAAGATTTGAATTTTTTCTTTTTCACCGGTAATAATATGAATGACTATGTGGGTAAAAAAGATCTGGCTGAAAGAACTATACCAAAAGAATGGAGCAATATTCTATTCAAAGGCAATCAAACTCTTGGTGGCATCCTTTATGAATACAGAATCAATGCACATCATCGATTGATGACGGACCTGGTGTATTCTCAACTTAAAAACAAACACTACACGGAGTTGATAGACCGCCCATCTACCTCCTCAGAAAATCAACTCTACGAACGAAAGTGGAATCTTCACCCCAGGTGGATAGCTGTATTGAATGATAACCAGGTATGGACGACAGGATTTCAACTTCAGGCTAACAAGGATACCTATAATTACCTGGCCGGAGGTATTCCGACTGAATTTGCCTGTTGTAATGATCAGGACAATACCACCCTCCAACCTTACAGCAATCTATTGATAGAATCCGGCAGGCTTTCTGTCCAGACCGGGCTGCATGCTATGGTGGCTCACGAGACTTCGATCGATCCGAGAGCCCAGATCTCCTATAAACTCGGCGCTCAGCATTCCATTCAATTCAGTGCAGGAAAATATTCTCAAATCGCGACTCCATTTGCTTACTATTTGTCCAATAATAATCTGTTGATGCGCTCACTGCAAGCTCAGTTAAGTATCCAGGGAGAAAAGAAAAATACCCAATGGAGCATAGAGGGGTATTATCAATATCACTATAATGTGCCTGGGGCAGCAAATACACTTTCCTTAATCAATGAAGCACCTGCACCACAGTTGTTTGTTACGGGCGACGAATCCACCGGCAAAGTGGTCGGTATGGAAGGGAACCTCTCAGGCAATCTCGGCTTATGGCGATATACTGCCAACCTGGCATTGTTTCATGCAACTTATGAATCTGTAGCAGGCAATACTTATAACAGCCGATTTGACCAAAAATATCTTGTTCATACGAGCATTGGTCGTGAGTGGGAAAAACAAAAAACAAAATTTAAAAAATTGTTTGGATGGTATACCGCGTTCCAGGCAGGGGGAGCCTTAAGGGATAGCCCATTGCTATTTTTTCCTGCTCCCATCGAACCATTTTCCATCACGCGGCAGGGACTGTTCAGAGCAGATCTGAGAGTATATCGAAGACGGTTTTATAAACATCTCAATACCATGCTCGCACTGGATATACAGAATCTGACCAATCAACAAAACTTCGGTTCATCTTATTATGATGGCTATACAGGAAGAGTCGGCTATAACTATCAGTTAGGTATCCTTCCAAATATTTCGTTTACTATAGAATATTGA
- a CDS encoding transmembrane 220 family protein produces MKYIYLVLALMFVLFALVQYNDPDPYIWAPYYLLIAAICFIQFRQRKYPWLVWSALLLTIAWSAFYIPDVIDYFKMGEPNIASEMKATTPYIENMREFLGLVICLITLGSILIKKDIIT; encoded by the coding sequence ATGAAATACATTTATCTCGTACTCGCTTTGATGTTTGTACTTTTTGCCCTGGTACAATACAATGATCCTGATCCCTATATCTGGGCTCCTTATTATCTTTTGATCGCAGCTATCTGCTTTATCCAATTCAGACAGCGGAAATATCCCTGGCTGGTGTGGTCAGCGCTTTTATTGACTATCGCCTGGTCGGCTTTTTATATACCCGATGTGATAGACTATTTTAAAATGGGTGAGCCTAATATCGCCTCGGAGATGAAAGCGACCACACCGTATATTGAAAACATGCGGGAGTTTCTCGGCCTGGTCATCTGTCTGATTACCTTGGGCAGTATCCTGATTAAAAAGGACATTATTACTTAG
- the nadB gene encoding L-aspartate oxidase, which yields MNKTDVLIIGSGVAGLSSAIQMAMLRPELSITLLSKTVQFESNTRYAQGGIAAVWDETKDNFDKHIEDTLDAGDGLCNKEAVYNVVTEGPARVREIIEWGTHFDKTKSEADYDLGREGGHSVNRILHYKDLSGAEMQRALIEKANSFPNITVKEHYYAINLITQHHLGYSLTRVSPNIECYGAYILNKATKEIETWVARITILASGGAGQIYRNTTNPQIATGDGPAMVYRAKGRVENMEFVQFHPTALYNPAGDNPDFLVSEAVRGFGAILKTKDGEEFMQRYDPRKSLAPRDIVARAIDNEMKVRGDDFVYLDCRHLEKEAFVAHFPTIYDKCISIGIDPMKAMIPVVPACHYMCGGVQVDQRGRTTINHLYAAGECSSTGLHGANRLASNSLLEALVYGKRIAEDIHAVIDGVDYQNAIPEWNASGTTEPKEMVLITQSWKELKEIMSSYVGIVRSNVRLKRAMDRLHILYNETEDLYNTTVLSPQLCELRNLISIGYLVTRSADLRKESRGLHFTTDYPEEHGFLENTLL from the coding sequence TTGAATAAGACGGATGTATTAATAATCGGATCAGGGGTAGCGGGACTTTCATCAGCGATACAGATGGCCATGCTCAGGCCGGAACTTTCAATAACCCTCCTAAGCAAAACTGTGCAATTCGAAAGCAATACAAGGTATGCCCAGGGCGGTATCGCCGCTGTCTGGGACGAGACCAAAGACAATTTTGACAAACATATCGAAGACACTCTCGATGCAGGCGATGGGCTCTGTAACAAAGAAGCTGTGTACAATGTAGTCACAGAGGGTCCTGCGCGTGTGCGTGAGATCATCGAGTGGGGTACGCATTTTGACAAGACTAAGTCAGAGGCCGATTACGACCTGGGTCGCGAAGGTGGCCATAGTGTCAATCGCATCTTGCATTATAAAGACCTCAGTGGGGCCGAAATGCAGAGAGCCCTGATTGAAAAGGCCAATTCCTTTCCCAATATTACTGTCAAAGAGCATTATTATGCCATCAACCTGATTACCCAGCATCACCTGGGATATTCCCTGACACGGGTATCACCCAATATAGAATGTTACGGCGCCTATATCTTAAATAAAGCCACCAAAGAAATAGAGACCTGGGTAGCACGGATCACCATCCTGGCCAGTGGAGGAGCCGGCCAAATCTATCGCAATACCACCAACCCTCAAATCGCGACCGGTGATGGACCAGCCATGGTCTACAGAGCCAAAGGCAGGGTGGAGAATATGGAGTTTGTACAGTTTCACCCTACAGCTTTGTATAATCCTGCCGGCGACAATCCGGATTTTCTCGTTTCAGAAGCCGTACGGGGATTTGGCGCTATTCTCAAAACCAAAGATGGCGAAGAATTTATGCAACGTTATGATCCCCGCAAATCGCTTGCTCCCAGGGACATCGTCGCACGCGCCATCGACAACGAGATGAAAGTACGGGGAGATGACTTTGTCTATCTCGATTGCAGGCACCTGGAGAAAGAAGCCTTTGTAGCCCATTTTCCCACTATCTATGATAAATGTATCAGCATCGGCATAGACCCCATGAAAGCTATGATCCCGGTGGTGCCGGCATGCCATTATATGTGTGGAGGGGTGCAAGTAGACCAGCGTGGACGAACTACCATCAACCACCTATATGCTGCAGGAGAATGCAGCAGTACCGGACTCCATGGGGCCAATCGCCTGGCATCCAATTCACTCCTTGAGGCCCTGGTATATGGTAAACGCATCGCTGAGGACATCCATGCAGTGATAGATGGCGTCGATTATCAAAATGCTATCCCTGAGTGGAATGCCAGCGGCACTACCGAACCTAAAGAGATGGTCCTCATCACACAAAGCTGGAAAGAACTCAAGGAGATCATGAGTAGCTATGTGGGTATCGTGCGATCCAATGTCCGTCTTAAGCGGGCTATGGATAGACTACATATATTATACAATGAGACTGAAGACCTCTACAATACCACTGTGCTGTCTCCCCAGCTATGTGAATTGCGCAATTTAATATCTATCGGATATTTAGTCACCCGGTCAGCCGATCTTCGCAAGGAAAGTCGTGGCCTTCATTTTACTACCGATTATCCGGAGGAACATGGATTTTTGGAGAATACTTTGTTGTAA
- a CDS encoding oxidoreductase, which yields MKNIIPGLFLFIIIMTACSPTKEPIQKPIRLVTLDPGHFHAALVQKSMYPSVDSTVYIYSEGGPDLDMHLARIKNYNTRADHPTHWNLVQYTGADYLQKMATEHKGNVVVLSGNNRIKPEYIDASLNAGMHVFADKPMIIRYEDFGRLKSSFDLATQQNILLYDIMTERYEITTQLQRLFSMDQAIFGELVDGTMDQPAITKESVHHFYKFVSGNVLVRPAWFLDVNQQGEGLVDVMTHLVDLVQWECFPDQVIDTNLIHIDLARRWPTIMSADQFNTITQSSTYPEYLKKDVHADSLHVYSNGEINYTINGKHAKTSVIWNYQAPEGTGDTHYSIMRGTKCNLMIRQGKEEGYKPTLYIEANDSKDSSIAMAINNKLSAQSQQWPGINLETTPRGWKLNIPPAIQEGHEAHFARVMEKFLQYVQAGDMPSWEVPNMIAKYYTTTHALQLATH from the coding sequence ATGAAAAATATTATACCTGGTTTATTCCTATTCATTATTATTATGACTGCATGCTCTCCTACCAAGGAGCCGATACAAAAGCCCATCAGATTGGTTACGCTCGATCCCGGACATTTTCATGCTGCCCTGGTGCAAAAATCAATGTATCCTTCTGTGGACAGTACAGTGTATATCTATAGTGAAGGAGGTCCCGACCTGGATATGCATTTGGCCAGGATAAAAAATTACAACACGCGTGCTGATCATCCTACTCATTGGAACCTGGTGCAATATACCGGTGCTGACTATCTACAAAAAATGGCAACTGAACACAAAGGCAATGTGGTCGTACTCTCCGGTAACAATAGAATCAAACCTGAATATATCGATGCCTCTTTAAATGCCGGCATGCATGTATTTGCAGACAAACCGATGATCATCCGATATGAAGACTTTGGCAGGCTCAAATCTTCTTTCGACCTGGCAACACAACAAAATATTTTATTGTACGATATCATGACCGAGCGTTATGAGATCACTACTCAACTTCAAAGGCTGTTTTCTATGGATCAGGCTATCTTTGGTGAGCTCGTCGATGGTACTATGGACCAACCTGCTATCACCAAAGAAAGCGTTCATCATTTTTACAAGTTTGTTTCCGGTAATGTCTTGGTCAGACCAGCCTGGTTTCTGGATGTAAATCAACAGGGAGAAGGTCTTGTAGATGTGATGACCCACCTGGTAGATCTTGTACAATGGGAGTGTTTCCCGGACCAGGTCATAGATACCAATCTTATCCATATTGATCTCGCCAGGCGCTGGCCTACCATCATGTCGGCCGATCAATTTAACACGATCACCCAATCATCCACTTATCCGGAATATTTAAAAAAGGATGTTCATGCGGATAGTCTGCATGTGTATTCTAATGGAGAGATCAATTATACCATCAACGGTAAACATGCCAAAACTTCCGTGATATGGAATTACCAGGCTCCGGAGGGCACTGGAGATACCCATTATTCAATCATGCGTGGCACTAAGTGTAACCTGATGATTCGCCAGGGAAAAGAAGAGGGGTACAAACCCACCTTGTACATAGAAGCCAACGATTCAAAAGACTCATCTATCGCCATGGCTATCAATAACAAATTATCAGCTCAGAGCCAGCAATGGCCTGGTATAAACCTTGAAACCACTCCGCGAGGTTGGAAATTAAATATTCCACCTGCTATCCAGGAAGGCCATGAGGCTCATTTTGCCAGGGTTATGGAAAAGTTTTTACAGTATGTGCAAGCAGGGGATATGCCTTCCTGGGAAGTACCCAATATGATAGCAAAATATTATACCACTACTCACGCCCTCCAATTGGCTACACACTAA